The Anopheles coluzzii chromosome 2, AcolN3, whole genome shotgun sequence genome window below encodes:
- the LOC120948201 gene encoding protein PBDC1, translated as MDVLSRPAEEFVNDGTVEELWAVKAVDHAEVHFNLLCSVDPRLLRLTPYDDEIYEQFRRMFPDMDVRVVNESELKSSDGKTKWRAYMEKFNRLEDFSYGTLLRSDAEEEFRPENAILVVRIQFWAIEVARNREGHNDIVRMKFRGRNVNRDVE; from the coding sequence ATGGACGTACTCTCGAGACCGGCGGAAGAATTCGTCAACGATGGCACGGTGGAGGAGCTGTGGGCTGTGAAGGCGGTCGACCACGCCGAGGTACACTTCAATCTCCTGTGCAGTGTTGATCCGCGCCTGCTACGACTGACTCCGTACGATGACGAGATCTACGAGCAGTTCCGGCGGATGTTCCCCGACATGGACGTGCGGGTGGTGAACGAAAGCGAGCTGAAAAGCTCGGACGGCAAAACGAAATGGAGAGCGTACATGGAGAAGTTCAACCGGTTGGAAGATTTCAGCTACGGCACGCTGCTGCGCTCGGACGCGGAGGAAGAATTCCGGCCGGAAAACGCCATCCTGGTGGTGCGGATCCAGTTCTGGGCGATCGAGGTGGCCCGAAACCGGGAGGGGCATAACGATATCGTACGGATGAAGTTCCGCGGGAGAAATGTAAACAGAGATGTGGAATAA
- the LOC120948191 gene encoding regulator of MON1-CCZ1 complex encodes MSRGLLNMGTELQHYYLELSPDPIRFDGTGLLTNVFFDDAKQQVIAVRSGGATGIVVKGARDGENFVFCMDLHSADAPDAQIRSIKFSIDNQVLAVQRSETSVEFISFLPNHRPNLQEMLLYKGKSMINGFVWVQERQVALFTNVGVEILMVNFEKRSLKSLKSLNITMNWFSYCPSSKFALLSSNLGTILTPIILKPSTITKLPRLELGIDQGCMGKDVTLAQLYGTNAILILRQPPNRPFEVVIYLLNGPGLAPKKSHILKLGQSGRFAMNVVDDVVIVHHQATASSMLFDIALSSSETEHGTGATIHSPIIPAKPIRPFQLEVPSISLDGKTMNCELYTKDWVLFQPNIVIDSKLGCLWFVQLKLSALCALITDRLRLVEFLLQRSEGKTVILTVLKDMMSTTYSGTMLPVIESIFNKLNVLYKSVLDSELQSQMALMSLAKSPMKVPTPPRVLIDQADMYTIVFSTIIDAPQMGKILLLYLNSLARNGINANHELSKALLIDLVSHKQFDTLQFLLKYSALNESKALACFLLSLSNVDYPVISQMALDMLARLNANEIILEVLLERGQVIDALRLAKQMPGADSLPARKYLEAAYKTGDPLIFHSVYNFFQMKNVRLRGCPDFLKHEQCGEYVQYYQSLIANQCL; translated from the exons ATGAGTCGTGGCTTGTTAAATATGGGCACCGAACTGCAGCACTACTATCTGGAGCTTTCCCCCGATCCAATTCGCTTCGATGGCACGGGGCTGTTGACGAACGTGTTTTTCGACGATGCCAAACAACAG GTTATCGCCGTACGTTCCGGTGGGGCGACGGGAATCGTAGTGAAGGGTGCGCGGGATGGGGAGAATTTCGTGTTCTGCATGGACCTACACTCGGCCGACGCTCCCGATGCGCAGATCCGCTCGATAAAGTTCTCCATCGACAACCAGGTGCTGGCCGTGCAGCGCAGTGAAACGTCGGTGGAGTTCATCAGCTTTCTGCCCAACCATCGGCCCAACCTGCAGGAGATGCTGCTGTACAAAGGCAAAAGCATGATCAACGGGTTCGTGTGGGTGCAGGAGCGGCAGGTCGCCCTGTTCACCAACGTCGGCGTGGAGATACTGATGGTGAACTTCGAGAAGCGATCGCTCAAATCGCTCAAATCGCTAAACATCACGATGAACTGGTTCAGCTACTGTCCGAGCTCGAAGTTTGCGCTGCTCTCCTCGAACCTTGGAACGATTCTGACGCCGATCATTTTGAAGCCCTCCACGATCACCAAGCTACCCAGGCTGGAGT TGGGCATCGATCAGGGCTGCATGGGCAAAGATGTGACGCTCGCTCAGCTGTACGGCACGAACGCAATACTGATACTACGCCAGCCACCGAACCGGCCGTTCGAGGTGGTAATCTATCTGCTGAACGGTCCGGGACTGGCACCGAAAAAGTCCCACATTCTCAAGCTGGGCCAAAGCGGTCGGTTCGCCATGAACGTGGTCGACGATGTGGTGATCGTGCATCATCAGGCGACGGCCAGCTCGATGCTGTTCGACATTGCGCTTAGCAGCAGTGAAACGGAACACGGCACGGGGGCCACCATTCACTCGCCGATCATACCGGCAAAACCGATCCGACCGTTTCAGCTCGAAGTACCGAGCATTTCGCTGGACGGGAAAACGATGAACTGTGAATTGT ATACGAAAGATTGGGTGCTCTTTCAGCCAAACATTGTGATCGACTCGAAGCTGGGCTGCCTGTGGTTCGTTCAGCTGAAGCTGAGTGCTCTCTGCGCACTCATAACGGACCGTTTGCGCTTGGTGGAGTTCCTGCTACAGCGAAGTGAGGGCAAAACCGTCATCCTTACGGTGCTAAAGGACATGATGAGCACGACGTACAGTGGCACGATGCTGCCCGTGATCGAGAGCATCTTCAACAAGCTGAACGTGCTGTACAAAAGCGTACTGGACAGTGAGCTGCAGAGCCAGATGGCACTGATGTCGCTGGCCAAATCGCCGATGAAAGTCCCCACTCCGCCGAGGGTGCTGATCGATCAGGCCGACATGTACACGATCGTGTTCTCCACCATCATCGACGCACCGCAGATGGGAAAGATTCTGCTGCTCTACCTAAACTCGCTAGCCCGCAATGGAATCAACGCGAATCACGAGCTAAGCAAGGCGCTACTGATCGACCTAGTCAGTCACAAGCAGTTCGACACGTTACAATTTCTGTTGAAATATTCAGCACTGAACGAATCGAAAGCGTTGGCCTGCTTCTTGCTGTCGCTGTCGAACGTCGACTATCCGGTCATATCGCAGATGGCACTCGACATGCTGGCACGGTTGAATGCGAACGAGATCATCCTGGAGGTGCTGCTGGAGCGGGGGCAGGTGATCGATGCGTTGCGATTGGCCAAACAGATGCCCGGGGCGGATTCGTTGCCGGCGAGAAAGTACCTTGAAGCGGCATACAAAACCGGCGATCCGTTGATCTTTCACTCGGTGTACAACTTTTTCCAGATGAAGAACGTACGGCTGCGCGGGTGTCCTGACTTTTTGAAGC ATGAACAATGTGGCGAGTATGTGCAATATTATCAAAGTTTAATCGCAAACCAATGCTTGTAA